The Streptomyces luteogriseus genome includes a window with the following:
- a CDS encoding ATP-binding SpoIIE family protein phosphatase, with protein MEQPVTVGRAGRSFGEEPDVLESLVDASLTARVTLDEQGTVTGWNEGAELLLGYSAGQLAGRRAADLLAEPIPVRGGLPTLAGLPRWNGDVALRHRDGRKLTVGILAHHRPPGADAPAWLIVSARSGRQPPAGLDDSLVSWSFAQSPCCAQAIYDTRLRLRRANADMERSTALTEEEMRGLRVSEIIDHDAGVRAERSMARVLRTGEPEYQENYLRAPGEDHEHAWSVFISALRDQEGTVRGVCLSAHDMTERFWARKRLQLIAEAGRRIGTTLDVTRTAQELADVTVPALADFVSVDLLAALDDAPEPPERAVPADGPLLLRRVALRSVIPGTPESAVAAGAVGSYPAGSMPFESLRTERPALHEVTDPAFTAWLARDPARAARVRAFGIHSVMAVPLAARGTTLGVAFFVRHRTQEAFQHDDLVLAGELAARAAVSIDNARRYTRERATAVTLQRSLLPQRLPRQAAVEVASRYLPAVPHAGVGGDWFDVIPLSGARVALVVGDVVGHGLVASATMGRLRTAVRTLADIDLPCDELLTHIDDLVARLNTEEEGDTGGRPAGSTETSSDVGATCLYAVYDPVTRRCSLAAAGHPAPAVVSPEGTVDLVGLPAAPPLGVSGLPYEATEVVLPEGSLLALYTNGLVETPDRDLDTGVHRLRKALARPAASLDALCDTVLAELLPQRPADDVALLIARTRALDARQVATWSVPSDPSAVAQTRKDVVAQLERWGLSDAEFVTELVVSELVTNAIRHAEPPVQLRLIHDSTLICEVSDGGNTAPHLRRARTYDEGGRGLLLVAQLTERWGTRQSAAGKTIWAEQTLPPA; from the coding sequence CGGTCGTTCGGAGAAGAACCGGACGTCCTCGAATCCCTCGTCGACGCATCCCTCACGGCCCGGGTCACCCTCGACGAACAGGGCACCGTGACCGGCTGGAACGAGGGCGCCGAGCTGCTCCTCGGGTACTCGGCCGGGCAACTGGCCGGCCGCCGTGCGGCGGATCTGCTGGCCGAGCCGATCCCGGTACGGGGCGGCCTGCCCACGCTCGCCGGGCTGCCCCGCTGGAACGGCGACGTGGCGCTCCGACACCGCGACGGCCGGAAACTGACGGTCGGGATCCTCGCCCACCACAGGCCACCCGGCGCCGACGCCCCCGCCTGGCTCATCGTCTCCGCCCGGAGCGGCCGGCAGCCACCGGCCGGTCTCGACGATTCCCTCGTGAGCTGGAGCTTCGCCCAGTCCCCGTGCTGCGCCCAGGCGATCTACGACACCCGGCTCCGGCTGCGCCGGGCCAACGCAGACATGGAGCGGTCCACGGCGCTCACCGAGGAGGAGATGCGGGGCCTGCGCGTGTCCGAGATCATCGACCACGACGCCGGCGTGCGGGCGGAACGCAGCATGGCCCGGGTCCTGCGCACCGGCGAGCCGGAGTACCAGGAGAACTACCTGCGTGCGCCCGGCGAGGACCATGAGCACGCCTGGTCGGTCTTCATCTCCGCGCTGCGCGACCAGGAGGGCACCGTCCGGGGCGTCTGTCTCTCGGCGCACGACATGACCGAGCGGTTCTGGGCCCGCAAGCGCCTCCAGCTGATCGCCGAGGCCGGCCGGCGCATCGGCACCACACTCGACGTGACGCGCACGGCCCAGGAGCTCGCGGACGTGACCGTGCCGGCCCTGGCCGACTTCGTCAGCGTCGATCTGCTGGCCGCGCTGGACGACGCACCCGAGCCGCCCGAGCGGGCGGTTCCGGCGGACGGGCCGCTGCTGCTGCGCCGGGTGGCGCTGCGGTCGGTCATCCCGGGCACCCCGGAGTCGGCCGTGGCGGCCGGCGCGGTGGGCTCCTACCCGGCGGGCTCGATGCCCTTCGAGAGCCTGCGCACCGAACGCCCAGCCCTGCACGAGGTGACCGACCCGGCGTTCACCGCCTGGCTCGCCCGCGACCCGGCCCGCGCCGCCCGGGTCCGGGCGTTCGGCATCCACTCCGTGATGGCCGTGCCGCTCGCGGCCCGCGGCACCACGCTGGGCGTCGCCTTCTTCGTCCGGCACCGCACCCAGGAGGCCTTCCAGCACGACGACCTGGTCCTGGCAGGGGAACTGGCCGCCCGGGCCGCGGTCAGCATCGACAACGCCCGCCGCTACACCCGCGAGCGCGCTACCGCGGTCACACTCCAGCGCAGCCTGCTGCCGCAACGGCTCCCCCGGCAGGCGGCCGTCGAGGTCGCCTCCCGCTACCTCCCGGCGGTCCCCCACGCCGGCGTCGGCGGGGACTGGTTCGACGTCATCCCGCTCTCGGGCGCGCGGGTGGCCCTGGTCGTCGGAGACGTGGTCGGCCACGGCCTGGTCGCGTCGGCGACCATGGGGCGGCTGCGCACGGCCGTCCGCACACTGGCCGACATCGACCTGCCCTGCGACGAACTGCTCACCCACATCGACGACCTGGTCGCCCGCCTGAACACCGAGGAGGAGGGCGACACCGGGGGGAGGCCGGCCGGGTCCACCGAGACCTCGAGCGACGTGGGGGCCACCTGCCTGTACGCCGTCTACGACCCCGTGACGCGACGCTGCTCCCTGGCCGCCGCCGGGCATCCCGCTCCGGCCGTGGTGAGCCCCGAGGGCACCGTCGACCTCGTCGGCCTCCCGGCCGCGCCCCCGCTGGGCGTGAGCGGCCTGCCGTACGAGGCCACCGAGGTCGTCCTCCCCGAGGGCAGCCTGCTCGCCCTCTACACCAACGGCCTGGTCGAGACCCCCGACCGGGATCTCGACACCGGCGTCCACCGGCTGCGGAAGGCCCTGGCCCGCCCTGCGGCCTCGCTGGACGCCCTGTGCGACACGGTCCTCGCCGAGCTGCTGCCGCAGCGCCCGGCCGACGACGTGGCCCTGCTCATCGCCCGTACGCGCGCGCTCGACGCCCGGCAGGTCGCCACCTGGTCGGTGCCGTCCGACCCGTCCGCGGTCGCGCAGACCCGCAAGGACGTGGTGGCGCAACTGGAGCGGTGGGGCCTTTCCGACGCCGAGTTCGTCACGGAACTGGTGGTCAGCGAGCTCGTCACCAACGCCATCCGGCACGCCGAGCCGCCGGTCCAACTCCGCCTGATCCACGACTCGACCCTGATCTGCGAGGTCTCCGACGGCGGAAACACCGCTCCGCACCTGCGGCGTGCCCGCACCTACGACGAGGGCGGCCGCGGTCTGCTCCTCGTCGCCCAGCTGACCGAGCGCTGGGGCACCCGCCAGAGCGCCGCGGGCAAGACCATCTGGGCGGAACAGACCCTGCCCCCCGCGTGA